In Osmerus eperlanus chromosome 4, fOsmEpe2.1, whole genome shotgun sequence, the sequence GGCTAGGCTGCCATTATCTCCTGGGGTAATATAATTTCAAGACACTGACTGTTTAAGAGATGCAATTCACATTTTACTTGTGTTAGAAAACAAAACTGAATACATGTAATATAACCAAAAGTAGACTGAACACATTTACAGAAGGAATGTCAAAGAAACAATGAAATAAATCAGAGGCACTTTTTGCACATCCTAATCACAAACATACCTCAATAAGCAGTGCATTTTGTTGCATTTGCTTTAGGCCACAGTGGCAGCAAACTGTGCAACTAAATATCACTTGTACTTCCTTCATACAGGTCAAACCGAAACTCTCCTCCTGCCACTGGACCGGTAATGAGTAGTTCATAGAACCAATCATCCAAACACAATCAGTCATATCAGTACTTGTTAATCCCAAATATACGTACACCATGGAACTGGGGGAGTTTAGGAAGGAGGACACTGAGGAGGGACCCTGTGTTGATCAGGAAATGTGTGGGGTCGTACTTGGTGTAGAAACTGGCCAAAATATACCTGGAGAAAGAAAGGATCAAGATCAGAGAACCTGCCCCAGACTCAAACTTTCAAGACAATGCAGATCATGACCTACACAAGACCAAAACCAGTAAAACCCTCAAACAGTATAACATGGATAAGAAGAACTAAGTGTAAATTTGAATTCAATACAATTTAGTTATTCAATATGGCAAGGAAATCTATTGCACTGCAATCCTAAAGATGATTAGTATGGCACTGTACAGTAGGTCCTtttgggagacacacacacacttacagcacAATAGGTGAGATGGTGAGGAATTTGCGAGAAGATGTGAACTGGATTCCATAGTCCATTTGTTCCCAGTGTGTGAGGAGACGAGCTTTGCCTTGGTCTGGCGTCTCAAAGGGAGTTCCCTTCACAGTGTGCAAGAACAAGTACATCACCTGTGAAGGGCAGATCACTCATGACATGAACACAGAACAGTGGCAGTGAGTTTAAAAGATTAAAACTTTAGTTTGGAAAAACTATTTCGGTTTACCAGATTATGGATAACATTTGTAAGGGTCCAGACAAGGGGTACGGTTAAGAAAGGGATGCTGAGGAGGACAATGTGAAGCACTGTGATCAGCAGCAGATAGGCCAGCCAGATCCCTCTACTGTTCATAACCCGTGTGTTGGGGTTCACCTCGCTGTGAGCCACACCCACATTCATCCTGAAGGAAAACATATATAATCCACTATAAAATGCAGCATATGCACTTAAAATTTCCCCAAAGCACTGACACTGATAGCTATACAGACACATCCACAAATACACTatgacatgacaacacaggataATTGTGGCATAAGCAATATTGTGAAACCACCTTCCAGCAAGTTTGTAATAACAGCCATAAATCAACATTTCTTATGTTGATTTGGACAGTCAACTAAATCAGATTCTTTAGAAATAGGAACTAGAATTAGAGAAAAAATAAGCCTGCAGCTAATTGTGACATGACAACAGGCAGGAAGTACAACGGATTGGTTTACACACTTCCTTCTACCACCACTAGTGAGGTAATCTGCCTACATAATCACTTCACCAAAAGTGAGGTAATCTGTCAAATATTGCATTTGAATGTCTGCATAGTAAGTTGAGTCGAGACAGAGGTGATTCAAAACGAACTTCGGCCAATGACCTGGAATTTAATTATGAATCGTAGTTGTGTTTACTTCCTTTGATGTTTACTTGTTTACTTCCTTTTGTATTCCCGGTGTTTATTTGCAACAAGAGCGTCTACTCACATCACTCACACTACACTTTCATAGGCCCAAGCCTACCCCAAGCAGTTTAAATCGACTATTAGCTACCTAACTAGCTATAGTTAGCTAACGTAGCCTAGCTCAACACGCTAACGTCCCGTTGCTGCCTGAGTCGAAAGCTGTTTATTATTTAAAAACTAAGATTGCCATTTTAAATCTGTCTACGGTTATTTTTCCATTGTTTTAATTATAAATATCTAGGTGGTGATTTGAAGAAAACAGTGTGGGTAAAAAATGTATCAATGGCAAAGGACTCACCTTCTATTAAGACCCGGAAATCCCTCATACTTTTAATCCCGCCCCTGTCTTTTTGGATTGGCTGTGAAACGTTTGACACATGATTTTAGCACCTTCCTTGCACTATGACACGCTTTAAGATTCGGTTTGATAGATATCATTTTACTATTTGACTTTTTCGTAACAATTATTTTACTTGTAAGAGACAAACGATGTATGTAAATATTGTCTttacaaaaatatgttttgaatATTGTTCGTTATAAGTTCGTTATTGAGGAACTTATTTATCTAATTTCCTCAAAAGATGTATATGCCGTAATCTACTAAAACGATCAATTCTGCCTTGTCCAAACTTTTTGCTACCAATAATGACATATTTTTTTGGCATTTTTGCCATGTGTATAACAAACATTCAGCAAGCTCTCTCAATCCATTACAGGAATGTTTTGTGGAAAGCACAGCTTCCCTTCCTGTGCCGCTAAAACTTGGAAAATCCGGTAACAATGAATTAACAATGAATGGCCTATGGTTTCTCAATGATGACTTAAGTTCCTCGTCTATTAGGCTATCAGCTGCAAAAATATCTTGGGTGTCTGCATTCTGTCAGACTTCTCTCAATTGGGTAGTGATTGGGGTCCCCTTTGAGTACTAAATATTGTCTTTTATATAACCGAACCACTCAACCCTGCGGTTTTCAAAACAGTGCAGTCCCCATCAGTTCTAGCCTTCACAtgattcattcaaataaatcgaTTGGAAACTAGCCTATAAGTCTTTCTTAATGCCAAACGTCTTGTTTAATTGTCAAGTGCCAGAAAATACACAAAACTTAAATGCATTTTGTTTATATAAATATCAAATAAAGAAATACATAGGTAATCAGatatataatttaaataaaTAGATCAATAAATATGGAGTGATAAATAACAAACACGTAAAGACATTACTGGAATACGATTAAACATAGCCTATGTCTAAAATATATTTCATACATTGTAATAAATAACATAGCCTATAGCCTAGGATAATTATTTCTATgatttgttttgtaaataattTGACCACAAATGTAGACATTCATTGTTAGGCCAAACTAATACTGAAACAGCAGAACCAGTCTTTGATGGTTCGTATCTATAGATAGGCTACATCTATATACATCTTCCAGTTCCAGGGCCTTTGTGCTGTGCTGGATTACCAAGGGAAAAGACTCGTGCAACGAGGATAGAGAAGGAATACAGCCTGTTTATGCTGAATTCGTACAACTCTGACCGTTTCCACCTGTCATTGGAGCATTCACCAACAGGACTTTGTTGATTCACAGGGTGGGGCACCTACAAAATTATAGTTGCATCAGTTATTTCATATCTACAAATGGGACATTGTATCTCGAAATTACATTATATCTCTGTGATAAATTAATAGGCTGCAATAAGAGACAGGCTGAACGCAACTTAAGCGCATTTCTTACCTCTAACTGGTATATTAGATCATTCACTGCGCTGCTAACGTTCTTTGCAGCCACTGAAAAGTCATCATCTTTGCACTGACAAAGTGCTCTAAATATGCGGGAGTAATTCTTTAGGACAGCAagtatcttcttgaggcaaggCTGAAGTAGAGAAAGAAACAAAGTAGCCTATTAGACATTTAGGATAGTGTCAAATATTCCCGACTGATTGATTTCCTAATGTTTAATTAGTTATGATCAAGAATGCATTTTAAGCAGGCAAAAGCTTACTTGTGTATTAGATCCTAGACTTTCAGGATCACACTGGTCTTTGGTATCCACCAGCGCAAGCTCACTTATCACATTTCTTTCCACATGAACCTGCAGAGCATGAACAGACACTGATTATTCCAAACAAACAAGCGCACAAGATTTCACAAAAGACATGAAGCATATTTTTGACCATTATTAGCCTACTGACTTACCATAGACTTGCTTGAAAGAATTTTTGCGATTTCATTTAGACTGGTGGCATTTTTTTTAACGTTTTTCCAAACGACTTCTGACTCTTGACTAGGTCTCAATATTGGAACGCTAAATGCACCTATGAAAAACCCAAAAAGAACAACTGTTGTTTTAAACTGCATGTACATGATTGCAAGTTATCTGTGCCTGATTTCGCGTTTCCTCTACCTTTATTGGATCTACCTTTATTGGCAGCTACCCCACATCCACAGCTAGCCTATGCTAAGGGAGTCCCAAGAATGACTCATATGCGAGGACTTTCCCGGGCCCGGGGCATCCTTCAAGTGAATGAATCCGCTAATAACAAAAGGGTAGTTTCGCTTTAGTAATAACGTAGGCTATTTGACACCGACTTGTCCACAGTAAACACTTTATTAATTTATTTGATCAACAATCGAACCCTAGCCTAAATTGCTTAATTTGTTTTGACAGCTCAAATTTAGCCTCTGGATGAGCCTATGGaccaaaatttattttaaacgTTCATCTACACAAAAATGGCAAAACACTTTTTGACTTGTGGCTCTGTATTGCCCGAGTCGTGCATTAACGACAATAACGACAGGGTGCACAAAAAGTATCCTAACCTGACAGTAGTTTACAGTAGGTAGAATCAGTAGGTGCAAGAAAAAGCTCAACCAACGGTACAATAACAAATAGCCTATTTATAGGCTAAACGCGATAGGCTATATTGAATAACTTTCATATTTGAGCCACAGGTGTAGGTATAGGCTAACTGCCCTGACTAAGATTCCTGCATAAACACAACTTGGATCAAATTATCCCTGTTCCATGTCTCTTTTCCTTTATAAAAATTCCCATAAACCAATAGGCTATAGGTCTAGTGTTATTCAGCCTTCCTGCTTTGATCATAGGCGAATTTAACAAAGGTTTCATGCATAGCCTAACGTGAGGTGCCCTTATCGTATTTTTACAGTCATCATCCCCGTTCCTAAATTAAACTTCAAACATGTTTTAAAACTAAAACGACAAAAATATCAATTGATTATATATTTCATAACTAAATGCGATAAATTTGTTGATAGCTCAATCCAAATTTCTCATTAAAAAGTTCAAAGTTGGTGACTTTGTCGCACGTGTCCTTAAGGAAGTAAGTGAGGAAGTGAAATTAGGTTTTAGTCAGAGAGAAATCTTCCATATGATGAGAGTCAGATTACGATATGTAAACTTTCCATGTGCGTCTTGTCTATGTATCTTCTTCAGAAAATCTGTCAACGATACAGACTATCTGTAAGTGAAGTAAACAGGCAAATGCCCCAACTAGCCAAGTTATTACATAGGCCTACCCTATTCTTATGAAAACCCATTGTACTTTGTCGTAACGGGAATGTCTGTGTTCCTATTTAGTAGTAGACTGGAAAATTCCTCTTCTTTATTTTACATAGCCTAATTGATTAGGCTACCTACACCTGTTAGTGCAAGTTGTTATTGACGCATGGACATCTTAAGATAGGCTGATAGACAatacaatcataaattacaaattgtCCAAAACAACTATCTTATAAAAATGAAATTACTAAAAAAGTGCGGACTGAAAAGACATTGCCGCGCAATGAACAGCCCAATGCCAAATCTATTGCTTCTGCACCATATCTTGACAATGCGCTCTTTTGAACGTACCCTTTTACTCCGGAAGAACTTTGTTATTGTTATGAATGAGGGGATGATAAAACAAAATCATTGGTCCACTGAAATCAACTAACTTTCATTGATTACTGGATGATGGGTACGCATAGCACCTGTGACAATTATTATAGCTATTTTGTATTTTACAATTTAAAATTCAGTGATAATGGAACAATTGAAGGCCAGCTTTCTGAGTAGCGAGCTGCTATGGTCAAGCTAGCATAGCAAGCTAATTAACTAGCTAACgcgttagctagctacagtagctagcaagTTAGCTTCGGTTTTATAATGTCAAATTTAGCTAGTGCTACATAGCTAAACTGAAATACTTTTATGTACAATTAACATAATCCATCCTAATCAAAGTCAGCTAATGACTGTTCAGAGCTAAAAACTTGAACCATTTTTTTTGCTTAGGCTGATTGTCCTCATTATGAACTTTGAGGGTCTTGATCCAGGGATGGGCGAATATACGTCTTCCCTGCATGGGAGCATGGAGCCGGGTATGGAGCCATCCATGGATCCGCGACTCAATCCCAGTTTACTGCAAGGTGTGGAGCTCGATTCAGATGGACTTGCAGTGACAGGAACTGAGTCTGTACATATGCTAGAAGGCATGTTCTCTGAGCTGCACAGTGTGGCTGCAGATGTGGGTATTCCCGTCACTGCTACTCATTTCGACCTGCAAGAGGAGCTGCTTTGGATGGGAAACCACAGGGTAAGATGATAAGGATGGAATATCGTTTGGGACCTTGCAATAAACAATTTGAAATCCAGCAGCTCGTGACACCAACATTTCTACTTCTCCCTACTTCTTCATAGGGACATGCTAGCTCCTTTTTTGGTTCCACCATGGGTCGCTACTCTTCTATCCAAGTGCACTCAACTGATGACATACGACACATTCAGAGCATGGAGACAGGGGTGCTGTTCCTTTCCAAGGGGAACCTCAAGTGCCTAACCCGAGGCGGCCTTGTCATGTTTGACTACCCGTGAGTAACATACAAGGTTTAATGCTGCTGTTCTGATCTGATGCAAATACTAATAACTGTTGTCATACCTTCAGAGGATTACTGCACCAGTCTCTACATGTATACATATTTTGTATCCGTATCATATCAGTAAAATTGTTTTAATCTCATAATATACTTTTTTGTGTTTTAGAATGGAGGAGGGAGCTGATATGCACGATTTGCTCATGACTGATAACAACACATTGATCATGGGTGGACTGCAAAACTATGTTCTCGAAGTTGACCTAAATACCGTGCAAGAGACTCAGAGGGTGAGATACTGGATATCCTTTGTAGTTCATGACAAGCATATTGTTTTTTTCATTCAGATATTTACCAGTCTTGAAGTGCTTTCATCGACTCTAATATTTTCCTCTAGTTCACCGTAGAGGAACCCGGGCTGGCTATCATGCGCCAGTCTAATCGTTTCTTTTTCTGTGGCCATACATCCGGGAAGGTAAAGACTTCTATCAAATCTGACATTTACTGTGACATTCCTGCCTCACACAACTCATTGCCTGTCATGAAGTATCTTATCTTTTATTTTGTGCAAAATCAGGTTACCCTTCGTGACGTGCGCACCTTCCAGCTGGAACAAGAGTTTGATGCCTTCTCTGGTAGCCTGTCAGACTTTGACGTCCATGGCAACCTCCTGGCTGCATGCGGGTTCTCTAGTCGTGGGATGAATGGGCTGGCGTGTGATCGTTTTCTAATGGTCTATGACCTCCGCATGATGCGTGCTGTGACTCCACTGCAGGTTCATGTGGATCCCCTCTTTCTTCGCTTCATCCCCACATACACATCACGCCTGGCCATCATCTCACAGACAGGTACCAGATTGGGAAAGTTTGCTTTGCATGATTCCTGTACTTTTGACAGTAGCATTCATGTCTTAAACTTAACATGGGTATAACAGAAGATATTTGTAGAAACTAAATAAGTCCACCTGATCAGAGATGATTGGTTTTCTTTGATCTTCCTCACCAGGTCAGTGCCAGTTCTGTGAGCCTACTGGGCTAGCCAACCTGGCTGATGTTTTTCACGTCAACACTGTGGGCCAGTTGCTCATGAGCTTTGACGTGTCGTCAAGCAAGCAGGCCTTAGCCTTTGGGGATTCTGGGGGCGGTGTCCACCTGTGGTCTGATGCCCCAGAGGTTTCCTTCAATGGCTACTCCAGGGACACTGAATTTGCCCTGCCATGCCTGGTGGACTCCTTACCTCAGCTTGACTGGAGCCATGACTTGCTGCCCTTGTCACTCATTCCTATGCCCCTGACCAGCTCAGAACAATTGCTATCTGACTGGCCTACCACTCTGGCCACCCCTAGCCCAAGGTAGCACATTGTCTTCAACACTGGTAACCTGCACACAGATTAATATTGTCTGTATATTTATACTGTAGTCTTACAAACCTGTGCCACATTTACATCTAGAGTTTACAAAAATGTTCTcacattt encodes:
- the ormdl2 gene encoding ORM1-like protein 2 isoform X2, with protein sequence MNVGVAHSEVNPNTRVMNSRGIWLAYLLLITVLHIVLLSIPFLTVPLVWTLTNVIHNLVMYLFLHTVKGTPFETPDQGKARLLTHWEQMDYGIQFTSSRKFLTISPIVL
- the ormdl2 gene encoding ORM1-like protein 2 isoform X1; translated protein: MNVGVAHSEVNPNTRVMNSRGIWLAYLLLITVLHIVLLSIPFLTVPLVWTLTNVIHNLVMYLFLHTVKGTPFETPDQGKARLLTHWEQMDYGIQFTSSRKFLTISPIVLYILASFYTKYDPTHFLINTGSLLSVLLPKLPQFHGVRIFGINKY